The following nucleotide sequence is from Scheffersomyces stipitis CBS 6054 chromosome 4, complete sequence.
TGATTTTGTTAATTATGTACATTAGTGTATTTATTATGTATATATAGTCTTGCTACTTGCTCAAGTTGTAGGTTTGTCCAAATTTGTCCTTTAATTCGCCGTAGCTGACCCATTCACTCCATGGCTCATCTTGGGCGGTGTACTTCGTCGGAGGAAGACTGAAGGGCATCCTTAATGGAATAGCTTTATCGTCATTCACTGTGTCTTCTCCATAAGCAGGTACCAATTTCTCGCCTTCTTTAGGAAATACTACCACTCCCAACTCGAAGCTTGAGATTTCGTACTTATTTGGATTCGTAGATTTGGGAACTGGTGATCCCCAGGCCTGTTTAGACAAGTTGTGACTTCCAACCAATGCCCACTTCAAGGATGAAAAGTTATCACCGTTGTCGCACATGAAGTATTTACAATGTGGAACTACCAGTTCTCTCCCCGTGACTATGTCTGAACCGGACGAATTCCACTTTCTCAAGTACGGCCGGATATTCTGTTGGTATTGGTATCTGTGAGTATCAGACTTTGTATGTTTCATGTGCACTGCTTGTCCTGCTCCAAATCCTACATTGTTATTTGCTATTTCCTTTACTGTAGGATACACCATGTGGGGTAAATAGTAGTTGTCTTTTTGGTGTTTGGATGTACTATCCGATCCTGGAAGTAGAATCTTGAAACCATTCGAGCCTCCAGAAAAGACTAAGGGAGCAAGAAGATGGCTGAAGACAGAGGCAGTTTGGCTTCCGCGGACATTGAAAGGATATGAAATAGAAGTCACCTGTGAAAGGAAGTTATACAACTTGTCTCCCTTCGTGTTATCCACTAGCAAAttatttctcttcaatatctGGTATAACTTTCCGTAGCCATaaacttcatctttatCAGTTAGATTTGTGATTTCGTATTTACCTGGTGCTGAAGCAAGAAGCTCTACATCGATAGAGTGAAAGTCATACGATTGAAGTCTGTCAGCCAAACTAGTGACTACGGGACTAttgtatttcttcaagtagttcaTAAAGTCAcgtttgaaattttcaccACGCTCCAATTTCACCGAATCTTCGGTTTCCAACTGCAATCTACCAGATCTCCAAAGCGTTTGAGTAAGTCCCACCACATCgattttgttcaagttgaaagacATAATGACAATTTCACAGCTCTTATCCtcaaagaagttgaccaTCATTTTGGTATGATGAGTTCCGAACCGATTGGGAATCGCAGCTGTGACTTCGCTGATATTGAACtggttcttgaagatcagAGTATCAGGATCAGATggatcaagaagaactgaaCCAGTGACAAAGGTAATTTTCTTCCCATTCCTCTGGAATTTCGGATTTAAATATCTCAAGAACATTGGCAAATCTACAGTGAAATTGAACTGAAAGGTCTCGTCTAGGTCTGAAGCACCTAGTAAGTCTTCGATCAGGATCGTGTCTTTATTTACGATAGCTTCGACTTCGTCATCGTAGCTTGGATTCAGAAGCAATTTGATAGGAGACGCTTTTCGTATACTCGTAGCTAgcttttgtttcttgtttaTTGGAGTTGAATTGTCTGACTGGGTCAATGGGACTACTTTTGTAATTACTACATCATCATTGTCAGTATCCTCagtatttttcagttcaGGCTCTGACTTTTTCGAAGACCAATGACGAGAAGCAGAAAGGAACGCAGCTGAGCGTTTCCTGGATTCTGCCATACGAAGGACAGTAGCGCTGTGCGAGAATATAGATTTGAACAACGTGATATGGATACCTGAAGGGCTGTGGATTAAGAGTCAAGAATAAGCAAAAGTGTATTTGATAGTGAAAAAATTTAGACTGCATAAGTTCGAAAATCTGGAGAGTACAGGGTATACAATTAATAGATCTACTTTTAATGTATCCAATGAGTTCACTAATAAAAGATTTATTTAATGTACTTCTATTTTGGATTACACATCTCATCCTAGTTATAAGAGAATGAGTGgtaattgaaaatttttaCAAATATTTGCAATAAATTCGTCACAATTTTGTCTCCTTGGTTTCTTgtatttctatttttttcgcaaccaatattgaagatttcgAAAAATCAGCTATTCAGCTTAAATTCCAATATGAATCAAAATCTGAAATTTCTCATATTTAGATTGTTCAAGTAGCCGAGTCTCTGTAACATGTCGTGGTCCTGTAGTAAGTATCTTTGTTTACATTCCGGTAATCTGCCCATTCCTTGAAACTCCCATACACaattttcgcagcctaTTGTATACGAAAGCTGCTTGGAAATAGATAATCCAAGCTCAAACTGAGTGTTAGTTCTAAAGAGAAAGGAGGCAATACTCTATTTGTTAATAAAAGTAGCATGTAACTTGCTGGATATGTAACCTCGAATGCAAAACCAAACCGTACCTTCTTCGTGAGCATATAGCGTAACTTAATGTATGGAGATGTACGTTACTACAAAAGGGAAGTAGATGAGAATAATATAAAAGtatttcattatttctGTATTTCTTAAATATTGTACTTTATTCCAGTATTCTATACCTCTCATACCATAGAATCCTGGTTAGTAATATGGCATGGCACAGCCATCTCTTCTGTTTCAGAACAGTTCCAGCTTCTATGCATCTACCGTCCCCACAAAAGCGGTTTAGGTCATGTGACCCATGTGCCTACCCTTCCTGATGACTTGGCCTTGTTGAAAACTGGTTCTTTTCTTATCGTCATGATTCCACTCAATTGGCTTTTATTTctcgatttttcagttcaTTTTGTCCCTAGTTTTGATATACCAGAGCGGAATTCTTGCCAGTTTTTCTGTTGGTTCCTTTCTGttcatttcttgttgtctgATTCGATATGACCATTTCCTTCGATTACCATGACGGAGAAATCGTTTCTTCCCCCACGGTTATCGTGAGTGGAGTCACATCTACGTCGCTTAGACTGGGAACGATTACGTTCACCAACAACGATAACGCTGTATTTCCTCCTCAAACTTTTGAGGTGAATTCGGGCCATTTTAAGGCTATAGTACATGTTCTGCCCAATGAAGAGAACAAGTTTTCTGTAGAAGTTGCTGAAAACGGCCGgatcaacaactttggCTTTGTAGAATACCACGGGAATCAACCTCGAATTGTGGATAAGGGAACTTTGCTGCTCCTATTCTATCCGCTACCACAAAACAAGCCGGTTCATTTGTGTGTGGTTGTGGGAAAAGACTCTGATGGCAGTTTCGATATGCCCCACTATCGTTTGCAACGAGGGGAAGTGGGCAACCTCGAGACCGcgatcaagaagttgaaagtgGCCGGTCGCTTGATGCAAGCCTATACTCAAGACGAAATGAGAACTATGGGCCTCAGCAACCGTTCGTTTCAGTTCGTAGAAGAATCGCAGACTTTCCAGGGGATCTTTGGCTACAACGTGCAGTCGCCAAAAGGACATCAGGAAGTCAAAGTCCATGTGTTACGTTCACCCAAAACAGTAGCGCAATTGCGAGACCCTAATCTTGCTCAGCAGAATCCCAATGCTTCTGATAGTGGGGGCTTGTTCAGCCATGCTAttgagttgatcaagaacaCACCTGATATATACAATAGGAACTCCAACACGGCGGTCCAGTGTGCGGTTATGTACTTGGATTCAACTTGGGACAAGCGTAACAACTTGATTCTCACACATGCAGCACTTGGTGGGGGCACAGGAGAAGTTAAATTGGCCATCTTTGGCTCCCATGGCTTACACTCCTGGCCCTTAAATTTTCCCCAGGTAACTCCAAGCTTCTTGGATGGTACCCATCTATCCACCAATGAAGTAGCTAATGATTGTAACGAATGTGGAACTAGCTGGGAATGTATGAACATTACCATGGGTGCGTTTATGCACGAGATTGGCCATCTGTTTGGATGTCCtcaccaagttgatggaGTCATGTTGCGTGACTACGTATGGTGGAATCGTTCATTCATGACCAGGGAAGTTGAGTGTCTAAGACGAAAGACCAGCGGAGCATCTGTAGCAGCAAACGGTACATGGCCAAAGGTTTGTCATTGGAATCGTTTGGATATAATCCGGTTTCTTCACCATGACTCTTTTAGTATACCTGTAGATAAGTTTGACA
It contains:
- a CDS encoding putative tyrosyl-DNA phosphodiesterase; translated protein: MAESRKRSAAFLSASRHWSSKKSEPESKNTEDTDNDDVVITKVVPLTQSDNSTPINKKQKLATSIRKASPIKLLSNPSYDDEVEAIVNKDTISIEDLLGASDLDETFQFNFTVDLPMFLRYLNPKFQRNGKKITFVTGSVLLDPSDPDTSIFKNQFNISEVTAAIPNRFGTHHTKMMVNFFEDKSCEIVIMSFNLNKIDVVGLTQTLWRSGRLQLETEDSVKLERGENFKRDFMNYLKKYNSPVVTSLADRLQSYDFHSIDVELLASAPGKYEITNLTDKDEVYGYGKLYQILKRNNLLVDNTKGDKLYNFLSQVTSISYPFNVRGSQTASVFSHLLAPLVFSGGSNGFKILLPGSDSTSKHQKDNYYLPHMVYPTVKEIANNNVGFGAGQAVHMKHTKSDTHRYQYQQNIRPYLRKWNSSGSDIVTGRESVVPHCKYFMCDNGDNFSSLKWALVGSHNLSKQAWGSPVPKSTNPNKYEISSFELGVVVFPKEGEKLVPAYGEDTVNDDKAIPLRMPFSLPPTKYTAQDEPWSEWVSYGELKDKFGQTYNLSK
- a CDS encoding zinc metallo proteinase, producing MTISFDYHDGEIVSSPTVIVSGVTSTSLRSGTITFTNNDNAVFPPQTFEVNSGHFKAIVHVSPNEENKFSVEVAENGRINNFGFVEYHGNQPRIVDKGTLSLLFYPLPQNKPVHLCVVVGKDSDGSFDMPHYRLQRGEVGNLETAIKKLKVAGRLMQAYTQDEMRTMGLSNRSFQFVEESQTFQGIFGYNVQSPKGHQEVKVHVLRSPKTVAQLRDPNLAQQNPNASDSGGLFSHAIELIKNTPDIYNRNSNTAVQCAVMYLDSTWDKRNNLILTHAALGGGTGEVKLAIFGSHGLHSWPLNFPQVTPSFLDGTHLSTNEVANDCNECGTSWECMNITMGAFMHEIGHSFGCPHQVDGVMLRDYVWWNRSFMTREVECLRRKTSGASVAANGTWPKVCHWNRLDIIRFLHHDSFSIPVDKFDKSYETTKTPNDKDQQKSGLSEYFIPNKGAVIKSNAGIYMVEFITKDLARYHKAWFPQAYGGPGFQYEVVLDYTPVYEEFKRNSKDAKEDFDVRVLSVGGEITIKNLKQRCSEEGKNVIKSDFGLNRGVLKGYKSTQLGRANSAPTFVGFDIRSIYKVRVFHGSALDGVKIFYTSGSGTTTSAEAPPPVPARNYLSRIKNSVVSTASPRAPSGRQENVAFIGKETGNYSDFTLNAGETITKFNFRNGAWIDAIQFVTSSGRVSQMYGNATGGHFSSLEAPDSQFTIVGMYGYVGRWMDGIGIIYTNEI